One region of Aurantimonas sp. HBX-1 genomic DNA includes:
- a CDS encoding TldD/PmbA family protein translates to MDNDTARLLTVAERLIETARKAGADASDVAVMRSFGRSASVRLGKVEDTENAESEGIALRVFVGRRVATVSSDIAADIERLAERAVAMARVSPEDAFAGLADPARLAADDLDLDLYDPTEVPAADMVDQAMAMEDAARAVAGVTNSGGASVSAGSSGLVLATSTGFAGQRMRSGFSRSVSVIAGEGVGMQRDYDFDSRMHAADLDAPAAIGRRAGERAVRRLSPGKVPTGRYPVIFDPRIARGLIGSLVSAINGAAIARSTSFLKDRMGAPVLPASFSVTDEPLLRRRPGSRPFDGEGVRGETISLVRDGILENWILDSATARELGLETNGRASRSAGGVSPSSSNVIVSAGAMSPAELVRDTFSGLYIDELIGHGADLVTGDYSRGASGFLIENGEITTPVSELTIAGNLRDMLLSLTAANDLDERFSIVAPTLRIDAMTVAGR, encoded by the coding sequence ATGGACAATGACACGGCGCGGCTCCTGACGGTCGCCGAGCGGCTCATCGAGACCGCACGAAAGGCCGGCGCCGACGCCAGCGACGTGGCGGTGATGCGCTCCTTCGGCCGCTCCGCCTCGGTGCGCCTGGGCAAGGTCGAGGACACCGAGAACGCCGAAAGCGAGGGCATCGCCCTCAGGGTGTTCGTCGGCCGGCGCGTCGCGACGGTGTCGTCCGACATCGCCGCCGACATCGAGCGCCTCGCCGAGCGGGCCGTGGCGATGGCCCGCGTCTCGCCGGAGGATGCCTTTGCCGGCCTCGCCGATCCGGCGCGGCTTGCCGCCGACGACCTCGACCTCGACCTCTACGACCCGACCGAGGTGCCGGCCGCCGACATGGTCGATCAGGCGATGGCCATGGAGGACGCCGCGCGCGCCGTCGCGGGCGTGACGAATTCCGGCGGCGCCTCGGTGTCGGCCGGCTCCTCCGGCCTGGTGCTCGCCACCTCGACCGGCTTTGCCGGCCAGCGGATGCGTTCGGGATTTTCCCGGTCCGTCAGCGTCATCGCCGGCGAGGGCGTCGGCATGCAGCGGGACTACGATTTCGACTCGCGCATGCACGCCGCCGATCTCGACGCGCCCGCGGCGATCGGCCGGCGCGCCGGCGAACGCGCCGTCCGGCGCCTGTCGCCCGGCAAGGTGCCGACCGGGCGCTATCCGGTGATCTTCGATCCGCGCATCGCCCGCGGCCTGATCGGCAGCCTCGTCTCGGCGATCAACGGGGCGGCGATCGCCCGCAGCACCAGCTTCCTCAAGGACCGGATGGGCGCACCGGTGCTGCCGGCCTCCTTCTCGGTCACCGACGAGCCGCTGCTGCGCCGCCGGCCGGGCTCGCGGCCCTTCGACGGCGAGGGCGTGCGCGGCGAGACGATCAGCCTCGTCCGCGACGGCATTCTCGAGAACTGGATCCTCGATTCGGCAACCGCCCGCGAATTGGGGCTCGAAACCAACGGCAGGGCCTCGCGCTCGGCCGGCGGCGTCTCGCCGTCGTCGAGCAACGTGATCGTCTCGGCCGGCGCCATGTCGCCCGCCGAACTCGTTCGCGACACGTTCTCGGGGCTCTATATCGACGAGCTGATCGGCCACGGCGCCGATCTGGTCACCGGCGACTACAGCCGCGGGGCCTCCGGATTCCTGATCGAGAACGGCGAGATCACCACGCCGGTGTCGGAACTGACGATCGCCGGCAACCTGAGGGACATGCTGCTGTCGCTGACCGCGGCGAACGATCTCGACGAGCGATTCTCCATCGTCGCGCCCACCTTGCGGATCGACGCCATGACCGTGGCGGGCCGGTGA
- a CDS encoding 3'(2'),5'-bisphosphate nucleotidase CysQ: protein MTDFQTDLALISDAAKAAGELAMRHFRQDPKVWWKEGNSPVSEADYAVDDLLKKILLEARPGYGWLSEEMQHADLRDVGSDRFFVVDPIDGTRAFLRGEDTWCVSVAVVENGRPVAGVIAATALGEHFEVSADTPTRLNGVVCAVSSPGPADALRLAVPDSMRKRLQEAGGDTVLLEKAVPSLAYRLALVAAGRIDGTLVRPRANDWDIAAADLLIERAGGLLSDRHGDASLYRSHGKRHGLLVASSLGAQDRVRRLAAVIPDRTEEI from the coding sequence GTGACCGATTTCCAGACGGACCTGGCGCTGATCAGCGACGCCGCAAAGGCCGCGGGCGAACTCGCCATGCGCCATTTCCGGCAGGATCCGAAAGTCTGGTGGAAGGAAGGCAATTCCCCGGTCAGCGAGGCGGACTACGCGGTCGACGACCTGCTGAAGAAGATCCTGCTCGAGGCGCGGCCCGGCTATGGCTGGCTGTCGGAAGAGATGCAGCATGCCGATCTGCGCGATGTCGGTTCTGACCGCTTCTTCGTCGTGGACCCGATCGACGGCACCCGCGCCTTCCTGCGCGGCGAGGATACATGGTGCGTCTCTGTGGCGGTCGTCGAGAACGGCCGTCCCGTCGCCGGGGTCATCGCGGCGACGGCGCTGGGCGAGCATTTCGAGGTGTCGGCGGACACGCCGACGCGGCTGAACGGCGTCGTTTGCGCGGTCTCGTCCCCCGGCCCGGCCGATGCGCTGCGCCTGGCCGTTCCCGACAGCATGCGCAAGCGCCTGCAGGAGGCCGGCGGCGACACCGTGCTCCTGGAAAAGGCGGTCCCGTCGCTGGCCTACCGGCTGGCGCTCGTCGCCGCCGGGCGGATCGACGGGACTTTGGTCCGTCCGCGCGCCAATGACTGGGATATCGCGGCGGCCGACCTGCTGATCGAGCGAGCCGGCGGGCTCTTGTCCGATCGTCATGGTGATGCCAGCCTTTACAGGAGCCATGGCAAGAGGCATGGCCTGTTGGTCGCGTCGTCGCTGGGTGCCCAGGATCGGGTCCGCCGTCTCGCCGCCGTGATACCCGATCGAACCGAAGAGATCTGA
- a CDS encoding DUF4170 domain-containing protein, translating to MQDQAPKQLLHLVFGGELKDLREVEFKDLDSLDIVGIFPDYASALSAWRSKAQQSVDNASMRYFIVHMHRLLSPGQA from the coding sequence ATGCAAGACCAAGCGCCGAAGCAGCTTCTCCATCTCGTCTTCGGCGGCGAGCTGAAGGACCTCAGGGAGGTCGAGTTCAAGGATTTGGACAGCCTTGATATCGTCGGAATTTTCCCGGACTACGCATCGGCTCTCTCGGCATGGCGCAGCAAGGCGCAGCAGTCTGTGGACAACGCCTCTATGCGGTACTTCATCGTTCACATGCACCGGTTGCTGAGCCCCGGCCAGGCGTGA
- a CDS encoding DNA topoisomerase IB, with protein sequence MNLKLAQHAERFGLTMVDPERFEIERRRSGKGHRICFCNGEKVTDKRLKARIKALVIPPAWTNVRICVEENGHIQAVGRDEKGRLQYRYHDDWVNVRNAVKTERLLRFGRALPKLRRRIDKDLRRRTVDRLSTSAVATRLIDFAAMRPGHEKYAEDGGRGVASLRKQNLRIVKKVAILKFVGKSKKEHRIEIADKRLVRSLQRVREGKGQRLFRFPDAKKKQRELTASLLNDYLREASQARISAKDFRTFHGSAEALRFLIEDAGDADTEAKRKRAVAKAMRSVSDVLRNTPAVARSSYVHPEIVEAFEEERLPGDLLKGRQREGLTRVETGLMRFLEEVARQAD encoded by the coding sequence ATGAACCTGAAACTTGCCCAGCATGCCGAACGCTTCGGCCTGACGATGGTGGACCCGGAACGGTTCGAGATCGAACGGCGCCGGAGCGGCAAGGGCCACCGCATCTGCTTCTGCAACGGCGAGAAGGTCACCGACAAGCGCCTCAAGGCGCGCATCAAGGCGCTGGTGATCCCGCCCGCCTGGACCAACGTGCGGATCTGCGTCGAGGAAAATGGCCATATCCAGGCAGTCGGACGGGACGAGAAGGGCCGGCTGCAATACCGCTACCATGACGACTGGGTGAACGTTCGCAATGCCGTGAAGACCGAACGGCTGCTGCGCTTCGGCCGGGCACTGCCGAAACTGCGGCGCCGGATCGACAAGGATCTGAGGCGCCGGACGGTCGACCGCCTGAGCACGTCGGCGGTCGCGACCCGGCTCATCGACTTTGCCGCCATGCGGCCGGGCCACGAGAAATACGCCGAGGATGGCGGCCGCGGCGTCGCCTCGCTGCGCAAGCAGAACCTGCGCATCGTCAAGAAGGTCGCGATCCTGAAATTCGTCGGCAAGTCGAAGAAGGAACATCGCATCGAGATCGCCGACAAGCGCCTCGTGCGTTCGCTGCAGCGCGTGCGCGAGGGCAAGGGCCAGCGGCTGTTCCGGTTTCCGGACGCCAAGAAGAAGCAGCGCGAACTGACTGCCAGCCTCCTCAACGACTATCTGCGCGAAGCGTCCCAGGCCCGCATCTCCGCCAAGGACTTCCGCACCTTCCACGGCTCCGCCGAGGCGCTGCGCTTCCTGATCGAGGATGCCGGAGACGCCGACACCGAGGCCAAGCGCAAGCGCGCCGTCGCGAAAGCGATGCGGTCGGTGTCGGACGTGCTGCGCAACACCCCGGCCGTTGCCCGCTCGTCCTACGTGCATCCGGAGATCGTCGAGGCGTTCGAGGAGGAGCGGCTGCCGGGCGACCTTTTGAAGGGCCGGCAGCGCGAGGGCCTCACCCGCGTCGAGACCGGGCTGATGCGCTTCCTGGAAGAAGTGGCCCGGCAGGCGGACTGA
- the lpxK gene encoding tetraacyldisaccharide 4'-kinase, giving the protein MMHRETPPFWWRERSLAARLLAPAALVYGRVAGRNLARGVRADVGVPVLCIGNFTVGGGGKTPTAMALGAAARAAGFTPGFVSRGYGRAGREAIIVDPAHHSAAEVGDEPLLLATVAPTAVAADRQRAAAMLRAERGVDFIIMDDGFQSAHLMIDYALIAVDARRGLGNGAVIPAGPLRAPLIDQIRAADALLVIGPGTAADPLIRRTARANKPVFEAAITASDGERFRGMRVLAFAGIADPGKFYDSLAGLGAEIAETRDFPDHHVYSKTDMDELSAAAWRSGLQLVTTRKDAVRLTTGGEAARLFRKECEVLDVMLGLQPASLGARIVRDTQRAFRRRKYG; this is encoded by the coding sequence ATGATGCATCGCGAGACGCCGCCCTTCTGGTGGCGCGAGCGATCGCTGGCGGCGCGGCTGCTCGCCCCGGCGGCGCTCGTCTACGGGCGGGTCGCCGGCCGCAACCTGGCGCGCGGGGTGCGCGCCGACGTCGGCGTGCCGGTGCTGTGCATCGGCAATTTCACCGTCGGCGGCGGCGGCAAGACGCCGACGGCGATGGCGCTGGGCGCGGCGGCCCGAGCGGCGGGGTTCACGCCCGGCTTCGTCTCGCGCGGCTATGGCCGCGCCGGCCGGGAAGCGATCATCGTGGACCCGGCGCACCATTCCGCCGCCGAAGTCGGCGACGAGCCGCTGCTGCTTGCCACCGTCGCGCCGACCGCCGTCGCCGCCGACCGCCAGCGCGCCGCCGCGATGCTCCGCGCCGAGCGGGGCGTCGATTTCATCATCATGGACGACGGCTTCCAGAGCGCGCATCTGATGATCGACTATGCACTGATCGCGGTGGACGCGCGGCGCGGCCTCGGCAACGGCGCGGTAATCCCGGCCGGGCCGCTGCGGGCGCCGCTCATCGACCAGATCCGCGCCGCCGACGCGCTGCTGGTAATCGGCCCGGGAACGGCGGCGGATCCGCTGATCCGGCGCACCGCGCGGGCCAACAAGCCGGTCTTCGAGGCCGCGATCACGGCGTCGGACGGCGAGCGCTTCCGCGGCATGCGGGTCCTTGCCTTTGCCGGCATCGCCGATCCCGGCAAGTTCTATGACAGCCTGGCGGGGTTGGGCGCGGAGATCGCCGAGACGCGGGACTTCCCCGACCACCACGTCTATTCGAAGACCGACATGGACGAGCTGTCGGCCGCCGCCTGGCGGTCCGGCCTGCAGCTCGTCACCACCCGCAAGGACGCGGTGCGGCTGACGACTGGGGGCGAGGCGGCACGGCTGTTCCGCAAGGAATGCGAGGTGCTGGACGTGATGCTGGGCCTGCAGCCGGCGAGCCTGGGTGCGCGCATTGTCCGCGACACGCAGCGCGCCTTCCGGCGCCGCAAATACGGCTGA
- the mutL gene encoding DNA mismatch repair endonuclease MutL: MAIAQLSDALIDQIAAGEVVERPASVAKELIENALDAGARRIEIATAAGGKSLLRVTDDGSGIAADELPLAVRRHCTSKLSGGLDAIATLGFRGEALPSIGSVARLTVRSRAAGAAEAFEIAVDGGRSSGLRPAALSRGTVVEVRDLFHAVPARLKFLKSDRAEGAAITEIVRRLAIAFPAVRFELAGPDRTQTVFEAVDPGDVLRRIEAVAGKDFGANAIALAAEREGVQLDGFAGLPTFHRGNALAQYVYVNGRPVRDRLILSALRGAYADVMARDRHPVAVLFLSLDPALVDVNVHPAKADVRFRDPGLVRGLIVGAIRQAFTAAGLRATTTGASGLMDRFRPEIAPQAAPRRFDGFAPGGFASPGQANYSAAASPYRPLEDEASGGVAPGRAASAASAGMAEADAGAERRYPLGAARAQLHGNFIVAETEDGMVIVDQHAAHERLVYEALKTALHGSRLASQMLLIPEIVDLPEDDAERLAEHAEALGQLGLSVERFGPGAVAVRETPAILGQVDCRRLVLDIADELADLGTAGTLRSRIDHVAATIACHGSVRAGRTLRPEEMNALLRDMEATPGSGQCNHGRPTFIALKLADIEKMFGRR; this comes from the coding sequence ATGGCAATCGCCCAGCTCTCCGATGCCCTGATCGACCAGATCGCCGCCGGCGAGGTGGTCGAGCGGCCGGCGAGCGTCGCCAAGGAACTGATCGAGAACGCCCTCGACGCCGGCGCCCGGCGCATCGAGATCGCCACGGCCGCCGGCGGCAAGAGCCTGCTCCGCGTCACCGACGACGGCAGCGGCATCGCCGCCGACGAACTGCCGCTGGCGGTGCGGCGCCACTGCACCTCTAAGCTTTCCGGCGGGCTCGACGCCATCGCGACACTCGGCTTTCGCGGCGAGGCGCTGCCCTCGATCGGCTCGGTCGCGCGGCTGACGGTGAGGTCCCGCGCCGCCGGCGCAGCGGAAGCCTTCGAGATCGCCGTCGACGGGGGCCGCAGCAGCGGGCTGCGGCCGGCGGCACTATCGCGCGGAACGGTGGTCGAGGTCCGCGACCTCTTCCACGCCGTGCCGGCGCGGCTGAAGTTCCTGAAGAGCGACCGCGCCGAGGGCGCGGCGATCACCGAGATCGTGCGGCGCCTCGCCATCGCGTTTCCGGCGGTGCGGTTCGAACTCGCCGGGCCCGACCGCACCCAGACGGTGTTCGAGGCCGTCGATCCCGGCGACGTGCTTCGCCGCATCGAGGCCGTGGCCGGCAAGGATTTCGGCGCCAACGCCATCGCCCTCGCGGCGGAGCGCGAAGGCGTGCAGCTCGATGGCTTCGCCGGCCTACCGACCTTCCACCGCGGCAACGCGCTGGCGCAATATGTCTATGTCAACGGCCGGCCAGTGCGCGACCGGCTGATCCTCTCGGCGCTGCGCGGCGCCTATGCCGACGTGATGGCGAGGGACCGGCATCCGGTGGCCGTCCTGTTCCTGTCGCTCGACCCGGCGCTGGTCGACGTCAACGTCCATCCGGCCAAGGCCGACGTCAGGTTCCGCGATCCCGGCCTGGTGCGCGGCCTGATCGTCGGCGCGATCCGCCAGGCCTTCACCGCGGCCGGCCTGCGCGCCACGACGACGGGCGCCAGCGGCCTGATGGACCGCTTCCGGCCCGAGATTGCCCCGCAAGCCGCGCCGCGCCGCTTCGACGGCTTTGCCCCCGGCGGGTTCGCCTCGCCCGGCCAGGCGAACTACAGCGCCGCCGCCTCGCCCTATCGCCCCTTAGAGGATGAGGCATCCGGCGGCGTCGCGCCGGGCCGCGCGGCGTCCGCGGCTTCGGCCGGCATGGCGGAAGCCGACGCCGGTGCGGAGCGGCGTTATCCGCTCGGCGCAGCGCGGGCGCAGCTGCACGGCAATTTCATCGTCGCCGAGACCGAGGACGGCATGGTCATCGTCGACCAGCACGCGGCGCACGAGCGGCTGGTCTACGAGGCGCTGAAGACGGCGCTGCACGGCAGCCGGCTGGCCTCGCAGATGCTGCTGATCCCGGAGATCGTCGACCTGCCGGAGGACGACGCCGAGCGGCTGGCGGAACATGCCGAGGCGCTCGGCCAGCTCGGCCTGTCGGTCGAGCGCTTCGGACCGGGCGCCGTCGCCGTCCGCGAGACGCCGGCGATCCTCGGCCAAGTCGACTGCCGGCGCCTCGTCCTCGACATCGCCGACGAACTCGCCGATCTCGGCACCGCCGGGACGCTGCGGAGCCGCATCGACCATGTCGCCGCGACCATCGCCTGCCACGGCTCGGTGCGGGCCGGGCGGACGCTGCGGCCGGAGGAGATGAACGCGCTGCTGCGCGACATGGAGGCGACGCCCGGCTCCGGCCAGTGCAATCACGGCCGCCCGACCTTCATCGCGCTGAAGCTCGCCGACATCGAGAAGATGTTCGGCCGACGCTGA
- a CDS encoding lysophospholipid acyltransferase family protein — protein sequence MTDEIMADDRTGLQTAPPERPRAAKRWRKSLRRGLRRAIRGRLATSVLAAIIYAGLRLVHATQRKAPGSSDWRADLTRAHPAIVALWHGQHLLAPFFRPAELPYVALLSRNSDAELNANVVERFGIDTVRGSGGRAGADGSQKGGARALIALRRRLADTTGVCMIADVPKGTPREAGQGIVMLARISGRPVLPSAAVTSRRYVVKSSWDQTALPLPFGRIAVVVGDPIHVPHDADEAVMEAKRQEITRAIEAANMAAEHLARGVS from the coding sequence ATGACGGACGAGATCATGGCCGACGACAGGACCGGACTGCAGACAGCCCCGCCCGAACGCCCGCGGGCCGCAAAGCGGTGGCGAAAGTCGCTGCGGCGCGGCCTCCGTCGGGCGATCCGCGGCCGCCTCGCCACGTCGGTCCTCGCCGCGATCATCTATGCCGGCCTGCGCCTCGTCCATGCCACCCAGCGCAAGGCGCCAGGCTCGAGCGACTGGCGGGCGGACCTCACCAGGGCCCACCCGGCGATCGTCGCGCTCTGGCATGGTCAGCATCTGCTGGCGCCGTTCTTTCGCCCCGCCGAACTGCCTTATGTCGCTCTCCTGTCGCGCAACAGCGACGCCGAACTGAATGCCAATGTCGTGGAGCGTTTCGGGATCGACACCGTGCGGGGATCGGGCGGGCGCGCCGGCGCCGACGGTTCCCAGAAGGGCGGGGCGCGCGCCTTGATCGCGCTTCGCCGCCGCCTCGCCGACACGACGGGAGTCTGCATGATCGCCGACGTGCCGAAGGGAACGCCGCGCGAGGCGGGGCAGGGGATCGTCATGCTCGCCCGGATTTCCGGTCGGCCGGTCCTGCCCAGCGCGGCGGTGACGAGCCGCCGCTACGTCGTGAAGAGTTCCTGGGACCAGACGGCGCTGCCGTTGCCGTTCGGCCGGATCGCCGTGGTGGTCGGCGATCCGATCCATGTGCCGCACGATGCGGACGAGGCGGTGATGGAAGCGAAGCGACAGGAAATCACCCGGGCGATCGAAGCGGCCAACATGGCCGCCGAGCACCTGGCGCGGGGTGTCTCGTGA
- the waaA gene encoding lipid IV(A) 3-deoxy-D-manno-octulosonic acid transferase yields the protein MSDPLARAALAAYRLVGALAYPLLGPYVGYRVSRGKEDSGRRRERYGYASVERPESGPLVWVHAASVGESVAVAPLVRAIAADGINVVITTGTMTSARLVDERLSDCAVHQYVPLDLKPSVARFLDHWRPDVAIVAESEIWPMTLLELGRRRIPQVLVNGRLSDRSFKRWKAAPWLAEALLEKLAHVVAQSEVDGERFRLLGAHAVTVAGNLKADSGPPPCTPEDLAELQQAIGNRPRWAALSTHAGEEELVAAAHKRIAERHRGLLTILVPRHAERGDAIEKLLADAGLTVARRSRGEVPDHATDVFLGDTTGEMGLFLRLTEIAFLGKSLAGEGGQNPLEAAMLGTAVLSGRYVQNFRDSYQRLLKNGGARIVRDGEALSEHVELLLDEPKTLHRMSVAAGETVEEMRGALSRTMQALQPFLHPLKLSIGLEQRGQAAWRR from the coding sequence GTGAGCGATCCGCTCGCCCGCGCCGCGCTGGCCGCGTATCGCCTCGTCGGGGCGCTCGCCTACCCGCTGCTCGGCCCCTATGTCGGCTACAGGGTGTCGCGCGGCAAGGAGGATTCCGGCCGGCGGCGCGAGCGCTACGGCTATGCCAGCGTCGAGCGGCCCGAGAGCGGCCCACTCGTGTGGGTGCATGCCGCCAGCGTCGGCGAAAGCGTCGCCGTGGCGCCGCTGGTCCGGGCGATCGCCGCCGACGGGATCAACGTGGTGATCACCACCGGCACGATGACCTCGGCCCGGCTGGTCGACGAGCGCCTGTCCGACTGCGCCGTCCACCAGTATGTCCCGCTCGACCTGAAGCCGTCGGTCGCCCGCTTCCTCGACCATTGGCGTCCCGACGTCGCGATCGTCGCTGAGAGCGAGATCTGGCCGATGACGCTGCTCGAACTCGGCCGGCGCCGCATCCCGCAGGTGCTGGTCAACGGCCGCCTGTCGGACCGCTCGTTCAAGCGCTGGAAGGCGGCGCCCTGGCTGGCCGAGGCCCTCCTGGAGAAGCTCGCGCATGTCGTTGCGCAGTCGGAGGTCGACGGCGAGCGGTTCCGCCTGCTCGGCGCCCATGCGGTGACCGTCGCCGGCAACCTCAAGGCCGATTCCGGTCCGCCGCCCTGCACGCCGGAGGATCTCGCCGAGCTGCAGCAGGCCATCGGCAACCGGCCCCGCTGGGCGGCGCTTTCCACCCATGCCGGCGAGGAGGAACTCGTCGCCGCCGCGCACAAGCGGATCGCCGAGCGGCACCGGGGCCTGCTGACCATCCTCGTGCCGCGGCATGCCGAGCGGGGCGACGCCATCGAGAAGCTGCTCGCCGACGCCGGGCTGACCGTCGCCCGCCGCAGCCGCGGCGAGGTGCCGGACCACGCCACCGACGTCTTCCTCGGCGACACGACCGGCGAGATGGGGCTGTTCCTGCGGCTGACCGAGATCGCCTTCCTTGGCAAGTCGCTGGCCGGCGAGGGCGGGCAGAACCCGCTGGAGGCGGCGATGCTGGGGACGGCGGTGCTGTCCGGCCGCTACGTCCAGAACTTCCGCGACTCCTACCAGCGCCTGCTCAAGAACGGCGGCGCCCGCATCGTGCGGGACGGTGAGGCGCTCTCCGAGCATGTCGAGCTGCTTCTCGACGAGCCGAAGACGCTGCACCGGATGTCCGTCGCCGCCGGCGAGACCGTAGAGGAAATGCGCGGGGCGCTGTCGCGCACGATGCAGGCGCTGCAGCCCTTCCTGCACCCGTTGAAACTGTCGATCGGCCTCGAGCAGCGCGGACAGGCCGCCTGGCGCCGATGA
- a CDS encoding DUF2093 domain-containing protein, with the protein MNRMDSGGEAVLRYATPDFQVLRAGTYVRCAVTGEAIPLDLLRYWSVARQEAYVDAEAAFRRERETHSGS; encoded by the coding sequence ATGAACCGCATGGACAGCGGCGGCGAGGCGGTGCTCCGATACGCCACGCCCGACTTCCAGGTGCTGCGCGCCGGGACCTATGTCCGCTGTGCGGTGACGGGCGAGGCGATTCCGCTCGACCTCTTGCGCTACTGGAGCGTCGCCCGCCAAGAAGCCTATGTCGACGCCGAGGCGGCGTTCCGGCGCGAGCGCGAGACGCATTCCGGCAGCTGA
- a CDS encoding monovalent cation:proton antiporter-2 (CPA2) family protein has protein sequence MEASTPLFLEILILLGGGIAAATLFKWIGLGTVLGYLAAGIVIGPVLRLVLDGEEILHVGELGVVFLLFIIGLELKAGRLWALRRQIFGVGLAQVLVTGLVLGIAAYFLGGDWHAAVVIGFGLALSSTAFGLQLLEEAGETNTRHGETSFSVLLFQDLAVVPLLALLPFLAPFAQETGFDPAQVAISIGAVVALVLVGRYCLNPLFRIVASSGAREVMLGAALLVVLGSALLMAAAGFSMAMGAFIAGVLLAESTYRHELEANIEPFRGLLLGLFFIGVGLSLDLAGIAENWLVILVATPLLMTIKAVLLYWLARAFGEPHATAAPVSALLAQAGEFGFVLFSAAAAIGIFSTETASLLIAIVTLSMALTPLATYLGRRVTGESEAETLDEDFDGAGSEVLMIGFSRFGQIVAQVLLSSGIDVTILDSSAERIRNATLFGFRIYFGSGMRKEVLEAAGIRKARLVAVCTNKRETTDRIVDLIRSEFPNVSLYVRSYDRAHALTLRARGVDFEIRETVESALVFGGETLTGLGIDDALAERIVEDVRARDIERLKLQEVEGLYAGNDMMTTRPVTPEPLVKPRQSAQAAERPIEENGGRGGGGGGGGGGGAGPPPPPPPPRPGRSRSSGSPPTRRARAKDGDGAGARPTIRAADAGTGRTGRRSRQDHSRSLVRALS, from the coding sequence TTGGAAGCATCCACCCCCCTCTTTCTCGAGATCCTGATCCTGCTCGGCGGCGGCATCGCCGCCGCGACGCTGTTCAAGTGGATCGGTCTCGGAACCGTCCTCGGCTATCTCGCCGCCGGGATCGTCATCGGCCCGGTGCTGCGGCTCGTGCTGGACGGGGAGGAGATCCTGCATGTCGGCGAACTGGGCGTGGTCTTCCTGCTGTTCATCATCGGCCTGGAGCTGAAGGCGGGCCGCCTCTGGGCGCTGCGGCGGCAGATCTTCGGGGTGGGCCTCGCGCAGGTGCTGGTGACCGGGCTGGTGCTGGGGATCGCGGCCTATTTCCTCGGCGGCGACTGGCACGCCGCCGTCGTCATCGGCTTCGGCTTGGCGCTCTCGTCCACCGCCTTCGGACTGCAGCTCCTCGAGGAGGCCGGCGAGACCAACACCCGCCACGGCGAGACCAGCTTCTCGGTGCTGCTCTTCCAGGACCTGGCGGTGGTACCGCTGCTGGCCCTGCTGCCCTTCCTGGCGCCGTTCGCGCAGGAGACGGGGTTCGATCCGGCCCAGGTGGCGATCTCGATCGGCGCCGTCGTCGCCCTCGTCCTCGTCGGGCGCTACTGCCTCAACCCGCTGTTCCGGATCGTCGCCAGCTCGGGTGCCCGCGAGGTCATGCTCGGGGCGGCGCTGCTGGTGGTGCTCGGATCGGCGCTGCTGATGGCGGCGGCCGGCTTCTCGATGGCGATGGGCGCCTTCATCGCCGGCGTGCTGCTCGCCGAATCCACCTACCGGCACGAACTCGAGGCCAATATCGAGCCGTTCCGCGGCCTGCTGCTCGGCCTGTTCTTCATCGGCGTCGGCCTGTCGCTCGATCTCGCGGGCATTGCCGAGAACTGGCTGGTGATCCTGGTCGCGACGCCGCTGCTGATGACAATCAAAGCCGTCCTGCTCTACTGGCTGGCGCGGGCCTTCGGCGAGCCCCACGCGACGGCGGCGCCGGTCTCGGCACTGCTTGCCCAGGCCGGCGAATTCGGCTTCGTGCTGTTCAGCGCGGCCGCCGCGATCGGCATCTTCTCGACCGAGACCGCGTCGCTGCTGATCGCCATCGTCACGCTGTCGATGGCGCTGACGCCGCTGGCCACCTATCTCGGGCGGCGCGTCACGGGCGAGAGCGAGGCGGAGACGCTCGATGAGGATTTCGACGGCGCCGGGTCGGAAGTCCTGATGATCGGCTTCTCGCGCTTCGGCCAGATCGTCGCCCAGGTGCTGCTGTCGAGCGGCATCGACGTGACGATCCTCGATTCCTCTGCCGAGCGCATCCGCAACGCCACACTTTTCGGCTTCCGCATCTATTTCGGCTCCGGCATGCGCAAGGAAGTGCTGGAGGCGGCCGGCATCCGCAAGGCGCGGCTTGTCGCGGTGTGCACCAACAAGCGCGAGACGACGGACCGTATCGTCGACCTCATCCGCTCGGAATTTCCCAATGTCAGCCTCTATGTGCGCTCCTACGACCGCGCCCACGCGCTGACGCTGCGGGCGCGTGGGGTGGATTTCGAGATCCGCGAGACGGTCGAATCGGCGCTGGTGTTCGGCGGCGAGACGCTGACCGGCCTCGGCATCGACGACGCGCTGGCCGAGCGCATCGTCGAGGACGTGCGGGCCCGCGACATCGAGCGGCTGAAGCTGCAGGAGGTGGAAGGCCTCTATGCCGGCAACGACATGATGACGACCCGCCCGGTCACCCCGGAGCCGCTGGTCAAGCCGCGGCAATCGGCGCAGGCGGCGGAGCGGCCGATCGAGGAAAACGGGGGCCGGGGGGGGGGGGGGGGGGGGGGGGGGGGGGGGGGGGCGGGCCCCCCCCCCCCCCCCCCCCCCCCCCGGCCCGGCCGTTCTCGCTCAAGCGGCTCGCCGCCTACAAGGCGCGCTCGGGCTAAGGACGGCGACGGCGCCGGTGCCCGGCCAACGATTCGGGCCGCCGACGCAGGAACCGGCCGCACGGGGCGGCGTTCCCGGCAGGACCATTCCCGGTCCCTGGTACGTGCCCTTTCATGA